One Chordicoccus furentiruminis DNA window includes the following coding sequences:
- a CDS encoding metallophosphoesterase — MEENVSRERRKLFRGGLILISGLCAVGAGLSLGGGIRTLGGPDLRPALCLLFAAALLFQGYSDLPGPHPYSGAYRWAVRISGVVIAFLVYDLGILIPVRIVEFCVPAARGNRTLKAVTAVTAACLSLGITAGGVIHARSVRVRPYRVPTAALDEGETYRVVQLSDLHIGSIIGKRYLSRVMERVNALRPDLIVITGDLINHGGMNECGDADGAARILAGMRARDGVYAVTGNHDPDPSDPAFGRFFSEAGIRLLRNQSAVLPHCVLLGRDGAHMTDRPPIGSFLPEHAQNRVRIVLDHYPDGLREASEAGADLFLCGHTHNGQYFPLMYMIRWKYRHGTSYGKSDCHGTTCIVSSGTGCFQIPIRIGTDSEIVCADLYGAKRRRTDGNPDDHRPPLRRTPSGDAVQPCREQRPDGDPGMASQP, encoded by the coding sequence ATGGAGGAGAATGTCAGCAGAGAGAGAAGGAAGCTGTTTCGCGGAGGACTGATCCTGATTTCCGGACTATGCGCTGTCGGGGCAGGGCTGAGTCTGGGCGGGGGAATCCGGACGCTGGGCGGCCCAGACTTACGCCCTGCTCTGTGCCTTCTGTTCGCGGCCGCGCTGCTCTTTCAGGGCTATTCGGATCTTCCGGGACCGCACCCTTATTCCGGAGCGTACCGCTGGGCGGTCCGGATCTCCGGCGTCGTGATCGCGTTTCTGGTCTATGATCTGGGAATCCTGATTCCGGTTCGGATCGTGGAATTCTGTGTGCCGGCGGCGCGCGGGAACCGGACACTGAAAGCCGTGACGGCGGTGACCGCAGCCTGCCTGTCCCTCGGCATCACGGCGGGCGGCGTGATCCACGCCCGGTCCGTCAGAGTCCGGCCGTACCGCGTCCCGACCGCTGCCCTCGACGAAGGAGAGACGTACCGTGTCGTGCAGCTCAGCGACCTTCACATCGGCTCGATCATCGGGAAACGGTATCTGAGCCGCGTGATGGAGCGGGTGAACGCGCTGCGGCCGGATCTGATCGTGATCACAGGCGATTTGATCAATCACGGCGGAATGAATGAGTGCGGGGACGCGGACGGGGCAGCCCGCATACTGGCGGGCATGAGAGCCCGGGACGGTGTGTACGCGGTGACGGGCAATCATGATCCGGATCCGTCCGACCCGGCGTTCGGGCGTTTTTTCTCCGAGGCGGGCATTCGGCTTCTGAGAAACCAGAGCGCGGTGCTGCCGCATTGCGTCCTGCTGGGGCGGGACGGAGCCCATATGACGGACCGTCCGCCGATCGGGAGCTTTCTCCCGGAGCATGCTCAGAACAGAGTCCGGATCGTCCTCGATCACTATCCGGACGGGCTTCGGGAAGCCTCGGAGGCGGGCGCAGACCTTTTTCTCTGCGGGCATACGCACAATGGACAGTATTTTCCGCTGATGTATATGATCCGCTGGAAATACAGACATGGTACATCCTATGGAAAATCGGACTGTCACGGAACAACCTGCATCGTATCATCCGGCACGGGCTGCTTCCAGATCCCGATCCGGATCGGAACGGACAGCGAAATCGTCTGCGCCGATCTGTACGGCGCGAAAAGGAGACGGACGGATGGAAATCCTGATGACCACAGACCGCCGTTACGCCGGACACCTTCGGGTGATGCTGTTCAGCCTTGCCGTGAACAGCGGCCCGACGGCGATCCGGGTATGGCTTCTCAGCCGTGA
- the cobI gene encoding precorrin-2 C(20)-methyltransferase, with translation MTGILYGVGVGPGDPELMTLKAVRVIRETGVIAAPGEDVRETMAYRIAVQAVPEMEGKELLPIRMPMVMNQEEQRENHRRGARQIESVLDSGRDVAFITLGDSTIYSTFSYLQEIVEADGYETRLVSGIPSFCAAAAELNVPLTTWQEQLHVIPARQSLHAKLDQPGTYVLMKSGSRMAETKKMLADSGRRVRMVENCGMPDERIYQNLEEIPDDAGYFSLIVAKEP, from the coding sequence ATGACCGGAATACTGTATGGAGTGGGCGTAGGCCCGGGCGATCCGGAGCTGATGACATTGAAAGCGGTGCGGGTGATCCGGGAAACCGGGGTGATCGCCGCGCCCGGCGAGGACGTCAGGGAAACGATGGCATACCGGATCGCCGTGCAGGCGGTGCCGGAGATGGAGGGGAAGGAGCTTCTTCCGATTCGGATGCCGATGGTGATGAATCAGGAGGAGCAGCGCGAGAACCATCGCCGCGGCGCGCGTCAGATCGAATCGGTGCTTGATTCGGGGAGGGATGTGGCGTTTATCACGCTGGGCGACTCGACCATCTATTCCACTTTTTCCTATCTGCAGGAGATCGTGGAGGCGGACGGGTATGAGACGCGGCTGGTGAGCGGCATTCCGTCTTTCTGCGCAGCGGCCGCGGAACTGAACGTGCCGCTGACAACCTGGCAGGAGCAGCTCCATGTGATCCCGGCCCGTCAGAGTCTCCATGCGAAGCTGGATCAGCCGGGCACCTATGTGCTGATGAAATCCGGAAGCCGGATGGCGGAGACGAAGAAGATGCTGGCTGATTCGGGCCGGCGCGTCCGGATGGTGGAGAATTGCGGCATGCCGGACGAGCGGATCTATCAGAACCTGGAGGAGATTCCGGATGATGCGGGCTATTTTTCGCTGATCGTCGCGAAGGAGCCATGA
- a CDS encoding glycosyltransferase family 8 protein → MEILMTTDRRYAGHLRVMLFSLAVNSGPTAIRVWLLSRDLTGADLCALEADLAASGVRRLEIRLIRVPKARMKHMPTSRRYPDAIYDRLFAADYLPEEVERVLYLDPDIVILNPLTELWETPMEGYVIAAASHVHALGCFFNRLRLLAWTPGCYINSGVMLMDLKKMREERGSERLTKYARTHRFCLCLPDQDILSAVYGRRILLLDPRVYNMTERIWRADRMRDPEQNLDRIRQRTAILHYIGRNKPWKEVYLGELDLFYREMAARMADAARNQAASRAEEG, encoded by the coding sequence ATGGAAATCCTGATGACCACAGACCGCCGTTACGCCGGACACCTTCGGGTGATGCTGTTCAGCCTTGCCGTGAACAGCGGCCCGACGGCGATCCGGGTATGGCTTCTCAGCCGTGATCTCACCGGCGCGGATCTTTGCGCGCTGGAGGCGGATCTGGCGGCCTCGGGCGTCCGCCGTCTCGAAATCCGGCTGATCCGGGTTCCGAAGGCCCGTATGAAGCATATGCCGACGAGCCGGCGCTATCCGGACGCCATCTATGACCGTCTGTTCGCGGCCGACTATCTTCCGGAGGAAGTGGAGCGGGTGCTCTATCTGGACCCGGATATCGTCATCCTGAATCCGCTGACGGAGCTGTGGGAGACGCCCATGGAAGGATATGTCATCGCGGCGGCCAGTCATGTGCATGCTCTCGGCTGCTTCTTCAACCGGCTGCGCCTGCTGGCGTGGACGCCGGGTTGCTATATCAATTCCGGCGTGATGCTGATGGATCTCAAAAAGATGAGGGAGGAACGCGGATCGGAGCGGCTGACGAAGTACGCCCGGACGCACCGTTTCTGTCTCTGCCTTCCCGATCAGGACATCCTGAGCGCGGTGTACGGCCGGAGGATCCTGCTTCTGGATCCGCGCGTCTACAACATGACGGAGCGGATCTGGCGCGCGGACCGGATGCGTGACCCGGAACAGAATCTGGACCGGATCCGTCAGAGGACGGCGATCCTTCACTATATCGGAAGGAACAAGCCGTGGAAGGAAGTCTATCTGGGCGAGCTGGATCTTTTCTATCGGGAGATGGCGGCACGGATGGCTGACGCCGCGCGGAATCAGGCAGCCAGCCGCGCGGAGGAGGGATGA
- the asnS gene encoding asparagine--tRNA ligase, with the protein MQDLVTVREIYRDQAKYIDQKISIGGWVRSIRDSKAFGFMVVHDGTYFNTLQVVFHDRMSNFDEIAHLNVGTAVIVTGTLVATPQAKQPFEIQAETVTVEGASTPDYPMQKKRHSLEYLRTVPHLRVRTNTFQATFRVRSLIAYAIHQFFQERGFVYVHTPLITGSDAEGAGEMFQVTTLDLMNVPKTEEGKVDFAKDFFGKSTNLTVSGQMQGETFAQAFRNIYTFGPTFRAENSNTTRHAAEFWMIEPEISFADLEDDMDLAESMLKYIIGYVLEQAPEEMNFFNQFIDKGLLDRLHHVASSDFGRITYTEAIDILQKSGADFEYKPEWGKELQTEHERYLTEKVYKKPIFVINYPKDCKAFYMKQNPDGKTVAAMDCLVPGIGEIIGGSQREEDYDKLLTRMKELHMDLSQYDFYLDLRKYGTSRHAGFGLGFERCVMYLTGMQNIRDVLPFPRTVGNCEL; encoded by the coding sequence ATGCAGGATCTTGTCACAGTGAGGGAGATTTACAGGGATCAGGCAAAGTACATCGACCAGAAAATCTCGATCGGCGGCTGGGTCCGGAGTATCCGGGATTCCAAGGCTTTCGGATTCATGGTCGTTCATGACGGCACGTATTTCAATACGCTGCAGGTGGTGTTCCACGACCGGATGAGCAATTTTGACGAGATTGCGCACCTCAATGTCGGCACGGCGGTCATCGTCACGGGAACGCTGGTTGCGACGCCGCAGGCGAAGCAGCCTTTTGAGATTCAGGCGGAGACGGTTACGGTGGAGGGAGCTTCCACACCGGATTACCCGATGCAGAAAAAAAGGCACAGTCTTGAGTACCTTCGGACGGTTCCGCATCTCAGAGTGCGCACGAATACGTTTCAGGCGACTTTCCGCGTCCGGTCGCTGATCGCCTACGCCATTCATCAGTTCTTTCAGGAGAGGGGCTTCGTCTATGTGCATACGCCGCTGATCACCGGATCGGATGCCGAGGGAGCGGGCGAGATGTTCCAGGTCACGACGCTGGATCTTATGAATGTGCCGAAGACGGAGGAGGGAAAGGTCGATTTCGCGAAGGATTTCTTCGGAAAATCGACGAATCTCACCGTGTCCGGCCAGATGCAGGGCGAGACGTTCGCCCAGGCATTCCGCAATATCTATACCTTCGGACCGACGTTCCGGGCGGAAAATTCCAACACGACAAGGCATGCCGCCGAATTCTGGATGATCGAGCCGGAGATTTCCTTCGCAGATCTCGAGGACGATATGGATCTGGCCGAGTCGATGCTGAAGTACATCATCGGCTATGTGCTGGAACAGGCGCCGGAGGAGATGAATTTCTTCAATCAGTTCATCGACAAGGGACTGCTGGACCGGCTGCATCACGTCGCGTCGTCGGACTTCGGGCGGATCACGTATACCGAGGCCATCGACATTCTGCAGAAATCGGGTGCGGATTTCGAATACAAGCCGGAGTGGGGCAAGGAACTGCAGACCGAGCATGAGCGTTACCTCACCGAAAAGGTCTATAAGAAGCCGATTTTCGTCATCAACTACCCGAAGGACTGCAAGGCATTTTATATGAAGCAGAACCCGGACGGCAAGACGGTGGCCGCGATGGACTGCCTCGTCCCGGGAATCGGCGAGATCATCGGCGGAAGTCAGAGAGAGGAAGATTATGACAAGCTGCTGACCCGTATGAAGGAGCTTCATATGGACCTGAGCCAGTACGATTTCTATCTGGACCTCCGCAAGTATGGCACATCGCGCCATGCAGGTTTCGGGCTCGGCTTCGAGCGCTGCGTGATGTATCTCACCGGTATGCAGAATATCCGTGACGTGCTGCCGTTCCCGAGAACGGTAGGAAACTGCGAACTGTAA
- a CDS encoding ABC transporter permease, producing the protein MGIITVLWEKWTEFRRDFFKITLAAMISPLMYLMIFGLGIQTTSHGEPYLNYLIPGVVSMATMTGSFSAVAQNMSVQRLYEKALDQVMISPTPLWQFIVGQVIGGALRGMYAAGMILLLVLPIRTGLIFNGLSCLILFLNGTVFSTMALVLSFLAKSYSDAPRYNAYIIVPMSFLCNTFLSTDQMPNGIRQFVQALPLSQTSQMVRSISVGGPAGWTGIAVLLIYFAAFTALSVLFIYRKKNL; encoded by the coding sequence TTGGGCATCATCACGGTTCTGTGGGAAAAATGGACTGAATTTCGCAGGGATTTCTTCAAGATCACGCTGGCCGCGATGATCTCGCCGCTGATGTATCTGATGATCTTCGGTCTAGGGATTCAGACGACGTCTCACGGTGAGCCGTATCTCAACTACCTGATTCCCGGCGTGGTGTCGATGGCAACGATGACCGGGAGCTTCAGCGCGGTGGCGCAGAATATGAGTGTGCAGAGACTCTACGAGAAGGCGCTGGATCAGGTGATGATTTCGCCGACGCCGCTGTGGCAGTTTATCGTCGGTCAGGTGATCGGCGGCGCGCTCAGAGGTATGTACGCGGCGGGGATGATCCTCCTGCTGGTTCTGCCGATCCGGACCGGACTGATTTTCAACGGTCTGTCGTGCCTGATCCTCTTTCTGAACGGCACGGTCTTCTCGACGATGGCGCTTGTCCTTTCTTTTCTGGCGAAGAGCTACTCGGACGCGCCCCGGTACAACGCGTATATCATCGTGCCGATGTCCTTTCTCTGTAATACGTTCCTTTCGACGGACCAGATGCCGAACGGCATCCGGCAGTTTGTGCAGGCCCTTCCGCTCTCCCAGACATCTCAGATGGTCCGGAGCATCTCGGTGGGCGGGCCGGCGGGCTGGACGGGCATCGCTGTGCTGCTGATTTATTTTGCCGCGTTCACGGCGCTTTCCGTCCTGTTCATCTACCGGAAGAAGAATCTGTGA
- a CDS encoding ABC transporter ATP-binding protein — protein MIELRNLTKRFDRFTAVDHLSLTIGTGEFFGLLGSNGAGKTTTISMISTVLLPTEGEIRIDGERITRKASEQKRKLAIVTQEYSMRQDMTMDEVMDYQGRLYFLPRKERRRKTEELLAFAGLLDSRNRIVRHLSGGMKRKLMICRALMTDPQIILLDEPTAGMDAFARRQMWDLLRQLQQRNITIVLTTHYIEEAEALCDRVAFLHRGRIDVVDTPAALIGRLGRFAVDEVTDGRQRSRFFQTRGEAIAYLSSLPDGGQTAFRRTTLEDVFVERVGKQS, from the coding sequence ATGATTGAGCTTCGGAATCTGACCAAGCGGTTCGACCGTTTCACAGCTGTGGATCACCTCAGTCTGACGATCGGAACCGGGGAGTTCTTCGGTCTTCTGGGCTCCAACGGCGCCGGAAAGACGACCACGATCAGCATGATTTCCACCGTGCTGCTGCCGACGGAGGGTGAGATCCGGATCGACGGGGAGCGGATCACGCGAAAGGCGTCGGAGCAGAAGCGGAAGCTGGCGATCGTCACGCAGGAATATTCCATGCGTCAGGATATGACGATGGATGAGGTGATGGACTATCAGGGTCGGCTGTATTTTCTTCCCCGAAAGGAAAGGCGCCGGAAGACGGAGGAGCTGCTCGCCTTCGCGGGGCTTCTGGATTCCCGGAACCGGATTGTACGTCATCTCTCGGGCGGTATGAAACGGAAGCTGATGATCTGCCGGGCGCTGATGACGGATCCGCAGATCATTCTGCTGGATGAACCGACGGCAGGGATGGACGCGTTCGCCCGGAGGCAGATGTGGGACCTGCTCCGGCAGCTGCAGCAGAGAAACATCACGATTGTGCTGACGACGCACTATATCGAGGAGGCGGAGGCGCTCTGCGACCGGGTCGCGTTCCTTCACCGAGGCCGGATCGACGTTGTGGATACGCCCGCCGCGCTGATCGGCCGGCTCGGCCGTTTCGCGGTCGATGAGGTGACGGACGGACGGCAGCGGAGCCGGTTTTTTCAGACCCGGGGAGAAGCGATCGCGTATCTTTCGTCGCTGCCGGACGGCGGCCAGACCGCGTTCCGCAGAACGACGCTGGAGGACGTCTTCGTGGAACGGGTCGGGAAGCAGAGCTGA
- a CDS encoding MFS transporter, translating into MRQASSASVARFGILDGLYWAFSAAFFGFIPTYLLACGMPEGVLSLLLAAYMLTSFGGAFFWGRLCDRKETNRRIFLPVFFSATLLSALAFLAAGRSLLLSSFLYLALGFLVSSLGTNLDAWMLRSFRHDSAMYGRARGTGSAGYAAAMLVGGQLIRLFGYQMILWMTLTLAAAVFLLALRTPEEPYSRLPGGGSGSLKELFRIRPYLYMLLIVFFCGLAISPVNNLKIVLLRAVGGDVGMLGIDQFLGVMTQALFIFLYGRLSGIRPYVRMLILSCLLLLTMLLTALAHSPLMVIAGTVLSNMAYGFQLPTQRQLTERYVPARMRNTAHSAVDAVYGSFSGILALCCSGFLISLFGAPSIALFGLAVMLFPAALSAAGLVRESRQDTERR; encoded by the coding sequence ATGCGTCAGGCTTCTTCTGCATCCGTCGCCCGTTTCGGAATTCTGGACGGACTCTACTGGGCGTTCAGCGCCGCTTTCTTCGGTTTTATTCCCACTTATCTGCTGGCCTGCGGCATGCCGGAGGGTGTGCTCAGTCTTCTTCTGGCCGCCTATATGCTGACTTCCTTCGGCGGAGCCTTTTTCTGGGGAAGGCTGTGCGACCGGAAGGAGACGAACCGGCGGATTTTTCTGCCTGTGTTCTTCTCGGCAACGCTTCTGAGCGCGCTGGCGTTTCTCGCGGCGGGACGGAGCCTTCTGCTTTCCTCTTTTCTCTATCTGGCCCTCGGCTTTCTTGTCTCCTCTCTGGGCACGAATCTCGACGCGTGGATGCTGCGCTCCTTCCGGCATGACAGCGCGATGTACGGACGCGCGAGGGGAACGGGATCGGCCGGGTACGCGGCGGCGATGCTGGTCGGAGGCCAGCTGATCCGTCTGTTCGGATATCAGATGATTCTGTGGATGACGCTGACTTTGGCGGCAGCGGTTTTTCTGCTGGCGCTTCGGACACCGGAGGAACCGTACAGCAGGCTTCCGGGAGGCGGCAGCGGCAGTCTGAAGGAATTGTTCCGGATCAGGCCATATCTCTACATGCTCCTGATCGTGTTCTTCTGCGGACTTGCGATTTCTCCGGTCAATAACCTGAAAATCGTGCTGCTCCGGGCGGTGGGCGGCGATGTGGGGATGCTGGGCATCGATCAGTTCCTCGGCGTGATGACGCAGGCGCTCTTTATATTCCTGTACGGCCGTCTGAGCGGAATCCGTCCCTACGTCCGGATGCTGATTCTGTCCTGCCTGCTCCTTCTGACGATGCTGCTGACCGCGCTGGCGCACTCGCCGCTGATGGTGATCGCCGGCACCGTGCTGTCCAATATGGCCTACGGCTTCCAGCTCCCGACGCAGCGGCAGCTGACGGAGCGGTATGTGCCGGCCCGGATGCGCAATACCGCGCACAGCGCGGTGGATGCGGTTTACGGCAGCTTTTCGGGCATCCTCGCGCTTTGCTGCTCCGGATTTCTGATCAGCCTGTTCGGCGCGCCCTCCATCGCGCTTTTCGGACTGGCGGTGATGCTGTTTCCGGCGGCGCTGTCGGCCGCGGGACTGGTTCGGGAGAGCCGGCAGGATACCGAACGCCGGTAA